TTTCTCGACCTCGACCATACTGGCGATCGGCGCATCGCCCCTGAGCATGTAGAATCCGTTGCGAGCCACGAAGCCGCCACTTAGCACCAGTGCATCGACGCCTTCGCGCTCGAGCGCACGCGCCACCTCGACGGCCTCTTCTATTTCGAGGCCACCGCGGGCGCCGTCTTCGAGGTTGACCTTGCAGATGACCGGGTAGTCGCGGCCCACTTGCTCGCGCACCGCGCGTACGACCTCGAGGGGAAAGCGCAGGCGGTTCTCAAGCGAGCCGCCGTAATGATCGCGGCGACGATTGGACAGCGGGCTCAGGAACTGGCTCAGCAGGTAGCCGTGGCCCAGGTGCAGCTCGACCGCATCGATGCCCGTGTCGCGAGCGCGGGCGGCGGCGGCGGCGAAATCGGCCGTCGTGCGCTCGATGAGAGCCAGGCTCATCGAACCGGCCAACGGCATGCCCGACAACGCGCCGTACTGGTTTACGGAAGGCGACGGCCCCTTGGGACGACGCGGCCACATCTGCAGGTTCTTTGAAAAGCCACCGCAGTGGCCCAGCTGTATGGACACCGCGCCGCCCTCGGCGTGCACGGCGTCGGCCAGGCGGGTCAGCTGCGGCTGCACCTCGGCGCGCATGTACATCTGCTGCGAGAAGGTGCGACCGTCGGCTGCCACCGCGCAGTAGGCCACCGTGGTGAGCGCCACGCCGCCCTCGGCCAGGCGCCGGTGGTACTCTATAAGATCATCAGAGGGAATACCGCCGGGGGTCATACCCTCAAAGGTGGCGGTCTTTACGACCCGGTTGCGCAGTTCCAGCGCGGCCAGTCGGGTGGGTCTCAATACCGGGTGGTCGCTCATGCGCTGTACTTACTGCGAAAGGCGGCAGGTTCCAATCACACTGGCCCACTGGCGCCGGGCGGCTGCTACCGCGGCGCTATCTCTGCAGCATAGAGCCGGCGCGCTTCGAGAATTCCTCGGCCGCCTTGTCGGCGTCTTTGCCGCCCTTCATGATCTCGCTTATATCCACGGGCACCGTAACGCCCGCCCGCGCCCCGGGGCGCTCACCTATGGCGGTCATCCAACGCGACAGGTTGTCCAGGCCGTCGGTGGATACACCCGACCAGTTGTGCGTGCGCACCCAGGCCCAGTTGGCCATGTCGGCAATGGAGTAGTCGCCAGCAAGGTACTCGCTGCGCGCGAGCTGACCGTCGAGCACCTCGAACAACCGACGGCTCTCGTTCTGGTAACGGTCGATAGCGGGCTGCAACTTCTCGGGAAAGTAGCGGTAGAAAACGTTGGCTTGTCCCATCATCGGGCCAATGCCGCCCATCTGGAACATGAGCCACTGTATTACCAGCGAGCGACCGCGGGTGTCGGTGGGTAAAAAGCGACCGCTCTTCTCGGCCAGGTAGATCATGATCGCACCCGACTCGAAGACCGCTAAGTCGCCTTCGTCGCGGTCAACAATAGCGGGTATGCGGCCGTTGGGGCAGATGGCCAGGAAGTCGGGCTGTTTCTGCTCGCCCGACATCAGGTCGATGGCGTGCACCTCGTAAGGCAGCTCCATTTCTTCGAGCGCAATGCTGGCCTTGTAACCGTTGGGCGTGGGCGAGGTGTAGAGGTCTATCATTATGCTTTTGCGCTCCTTGCGGCTGGCCGACCTGGGCCGGCTGCTGCGTTGAGAGCTTATGCCATGCCGGCGCGACCAAGAGGAGCGCCCACGTTTACCAGGCACGCGGGCGGCGTTTGCCACGGCCGGGACACCGGGCCAGCATCGCTGCAGTATGAACGACCAGGCAAGGCACGCCTCGCTCGACTACATGCTGCCGCTGGCCTGGCCCACGGTTGTCATGTGTTTTTCTGTGCTGGCGCTTTACACGCTCAGCTGGGCAGCCGCGCTGTCGGGTGCCATCCCCTTGTGGATGGGCGTGTTATTCAATGCCGTACTGGCCTACGCTTCGTTCACGCCCTACCACGAGGCCACGCACGGCAACATTTCGGCGCGGCAGCCCGGACTGGGCTGGCTCAACGAGTTGTGCGGCTGGCTGGCCGGCAT
The Candidatus Binatota bacterium genome window above contains:
- a CDS encoding NADH:flavin oxidoreductase, which codes for MSDHPVLRPTRLAALELRNRVVKTATFEGMTPGGIPSDDLIEYHRRLAEGGVALTTVAYCAVAADGRTFSQQMYMRAEVQPQLTRLADAVHAEGGAVSIQLGHCGGFSKNLQMWPRRPKGPSPSVNQYGALSGMPLAGSMSLALIERTTADFAAAAARARDTGIDAVELHLGHGYLLSQFLSPLSNRRRDHYGGSLENRLRFPLEVVRAVREQVGRDYPVICKVNLEDGARGGLEIEEAVEVARALEREGVDALVLSGGFVARNGFYMLRGDAPIASMVEVEKNPLQKITLRWMGERVIRALPFTEMFFLEGSRRVREAVQMPLMLMGGIVSSANMQQAMDEGFDLVAVGRALIADPDFVRRVERGEAPVSDCNHCNECVAEMDRGGIRCVLRD
- a CDS encoding glutathione S-transferase, with amino-acid sequence MIDLYTSPTPNGYKASIALEEMELPYEVHAIDLMSGEQKQPDFLAICPNGRIPAIVDRDEGDLAVFESGAIMIYLAEKSGRFLPTDTRGRSLVIQWLMFQMGGIGPMMGQANVFYRYFPEKLQPAIDRYQNESRRLFEVLDGQLARSEYLAGDYSIADMANWAWVRTHNWSGVSTDGLDNLSRWMTAIGERPGARAGVTVPVDISEIMKGGKDADKAAEEFSKRAGSMLQR